A stretch of Paenibacillus peoriae DNA encodes these proteins:
- a CDS encoding carboxymuconolactone decarboxylase family protein, whose amino-acid sequence MNRIEKSQETFKKLFHNAVPAAYATDPDFQDILSRFIFGEVFYQGKLDDKQRELITLVVLVTNQTLPQLKAHAHAALNVGLTPVEIKEAIYQCAPYLGFPKTLNAIAEINEVFQSRNIELPLESQKQVEEENRIDKGLAVQVEIFGDIIEKNRGNVPYNQKHIQDYLSAFCFGDFYTRGGLDLKTRELLTLCIVSSLGGCESQVKAHVQGNLNVGNDKDIMITAITHCLPYMGFPRTLNALSCVNEIIPE is encoded by the coding sequence TTAAAAAGCTATTCCATAATGCAGTGCCAGCGGCATACGCTACTGATCCTGATTTTCAGGACATCCTGAGCCGTTTTATTTTTGGGGAAGTTTTTTATCAAGGTAAGTTGGACGATAAACAACGTGAGCTTATCACTCTGGTGGTGCTTGTAACGAACCAAACGTTACCTCAGCTCAAGGCACATGCTCATGCTGCACTCAACGTTGGGCTGACACCGGTAGAAATCAAAGAGGCCATTTACCAATGCGCGCCTTATTTAGGATTCCCTAAAACGCTAAATGCCATCGCGGAGATTAATGAGGTTTTCCAGTCCAGAAATATCGAGTTACCTCTCGAAAGCCAAAAGCAGGTTGAAGAAGAGAATCGGATAGACAAAGGCCTTGCAGTGCAGGTAGAGATCTTTGGCGATATCATTGAAAAGAACAGGGGGAATGTTCCATACAATCAAAAGCATATACAAGACTATCTTTCTGCCTTCTGTTTTGGTGACTTCTATACTCGTGGAGGCCTTGATCTGAAAACACGGGAGTTGCTGACCCTCTGTATCGTGAGTAGTCTCGGCGGTTGTGAAAGTCAAGTCAAGGCACATGTGCAAGGCAACCTGAATGTAGGCAATGACAAGGATATCATGATCACTGCCATCACTCATTGCCTTCCTTATATGGGTTTTCCGAGAACATTAAATGCTTTGAGTTGTGTGAATGAAATCATTCCAGAATAG